A stretch of Candidatus Nanogingivalaceae bacterium DNA encodes these proteins:
- the nusG gene encoding transcription termination/antitermination protein NusG yields the protein MAQKRYDDSRNWYAITTLAGYEDKVAENLRQRIQGVDMADKIFDTLVPKEKQIEVKNGKRKVVERKILQSYVLVEMKLTEETWFVVRNTPGVTGFIGSDSPTPVSEKEMREIRRRMGAEEPMFDINFSEGEIVNIIDGPFKGFEGAVSEIDAVKGKIKVMVSMFGRETPVELDILQIEKI from the coding sequence ATGGCACAAAAACGATATGATGATTCCCGAAACTGGTATGCAATTACAACCCTAGCGGGATATGAAGATAAAGTTGCTGAAAATCTTCGCCAACGAATTCAAGGTGTGGATATGGCAGATAAAATTTTTGATACGCTCGTACCAAAAGAGAAGCAAATTGAAGTAAAAAACGGTAAACGTAAAGTTGTTGAACGAAAAATCTTGCAAAGCTACGTTTTGGTTGAAATGAAACTTACCGAAGAAACTTGGTTTGTAGTTCGAAATACGCCAGGTGTGACTGGATTTATCGGCTCGGATTCACCAACACCAGTTTCAGAAAAAGAAATGCGCGAAATTCGCCGCCGAATGGGCGCTGAAGAGCCAATGTTTGATATTAACTTCTCTGAGGGTGAAATCGTTAACATTATTGACGGACCTTTCAAAGGTTTTGAAGGTGCAGTTTCTGAAATTGATGCCGTAAAAGGTAAGATTAAAGTGATGGTTTCAATGTTTGGTCGCGAAACACCAGTTGAGCTTGATATTCTTCAAATCGAAAAAATCTAA
- the secE gene encoding preprotein translocase subunit SecE: MAKKETKVTRVKAKDTDSKPVKEVSKEPKMSKYAAKVSGVNTKKKAKKPAPKLLRVLAKPFKFIGFPFVALAKYLAASWKELKLVRWPTRKETWKMTGAVIAFSVAFSVLILLLDGLFNWIFKALIK; encoded by the coding sequence ATGGCTAAAAAAGAGACCAAAGTCACTCGCGTTAAAGCGAAAGATACAGATTCGAAGCCTGTAAAAGAAGTTTCGAAAGAACCTAAAATGAGTAAATACGCCGCAAAGGTTTCAGGCGTTAATACGAAGAAAAAAGCAAAAAAACCCGCACCAAAATTATTGCGTGTTTTAGCGAAACCATTCAAATTTATCGGTTTTCCTTTTGTTGCGCTTGCAAAATATCTTGCAGCTTCTTGGAAAGAATTAAAACTTGTTCGCTGGCCAACTCGTAAAGAAACCTGGAAGATGACTGGCGCAGTTATTGCTTTCTCGGTTGCTTTTTCAGTTTTAATCTTGTTGCTCGACGGACTATTTAACTGGATCTTTAAAGCATTAATCAAATAA
- a CDS encoding PAS domain-containing protein, producing the protein MDNKHNFSPKDEVFIKIALGVSIALSEIIIIFITSSVQINEFISILFTIFALNLAFIIFGIRQRQIQTKMFKTHKKSEDTRNRLLTIINSLTDAVLSVDSRGRVELYNSATLDLLDEDKQIVGKNLSKICKLSKINTEIFDMQEIFRIGKPYFSTNDLILSKDDEKLRIEIEIIRIRESSGKKNRERSKKFVVILRDITKQKTLDEERDEFISVVSHELRTPVAILEGSLSNLRLLIQKKAPSKLLETTAETAYKQNTFLATMVNDLSALSKVERGINHQTEIIHPQELAESLFNKYHKSAAEKGLSLNLNLDNKLNSVKTSKLYLEELLQNFITNSLKYTREGSVEICFRNSPKGVIFEIKDTGIGISSSDQKRIFEKFYRSEDWRTRETGGTGLGLYVSSKLAAKIGTKIQVESKLNHGSRFFFELPKASK; encoded by the coding sequence ATGGATAATAAGCATAATTTTAGTCCTAAAGATGAAGTTTTTATCAAAATAGCCCTTGGGGTTAGCATTGCTTTGTCTGAGATTATAATTATTTTTATCACCTCTTCAGTTCAAATTAATGAATTCATATCTATACTTTTTACAATTTTTGCGTTAAATCTGGCTTTTATAATTTTCGGAATTCGACAACGACAAATACAAACAAAAATGTTTAAAACTCACAAAAAAAGTGAAGATACACGAAACCGACTTCTTACAATCATCAACAGCTTAACTGACGCTGTTTTGAGTGTTGACTCGCGCGGAAGAGTTGAACTTTATAACTCTGCAACTCTTGATTTATTAGATGAAGATAAACAAATTGTTGGCAAAAATCTTTCGAAAATATGCAAACTCTCAAAAATCAATACTGAAATCTTTGATATGCAAGAAATTTTTCGAATCGGAAAACCATATTTTTCAACCAACGACTTAATTCTTTCGAAAGATGACGAAAAGCTACGAATTGAAATCGAGATTATTCGAATCCGCGAATCTTCAGGCAAAAAAAATCGTGAACGTTCAAAAAAATTTGTTGTAATTTTGCGCGACATCACAAAACAAAAGACTCTCGACGAAGAGCGAGATGAGTTTATTAGTGTAGTTAGTCATGAACTTCGAACCCCGGTGGCAATTTTAGAGGGTTCTTTAAGTAATCTTCGTTTACTAATTCAGAAAAAAGCACCTTCAAAACTTCTTGAAACAACAGCTGAAACAGCCTACAAGCAAAATACATTTCTTGCAACAATGGTAAACGACCTTTCTGCGCTTTCGAAAGTTGAAAGAGGAATTAACCACCAAACCGAAATTATCCATCCACAAGAACTTGCAGAGTCTTTATTTAATAAGTATCATAAATCAGCCGCTGAAAAAGGATTGTCACTAAACTTAAACCTTGACAATAAATTAAATAGCGTAAAAACAAGCAAGCTTTACCTTGAAGAATTATTACAAAATTTCATTACAAACTCTTTAAAGTATACTCGTGAGGGTTCCGTCGAGATTTGTTTTAGAAACTCACCAAAAGGTGTTATTTTCGAAATTAAAGATACTGGGATTGGCATAAGTTCAAGCGATCAGAAACGAATTTTCGAAAAATTTTATCGCAGTGAAGATTGGCGTACGCGTGAGACTGGTGGAACCGGCCTTGGCCTTTATGTTTCTTCAAAATTAGCCGCAAAAATAGGCACAAAAATTCAAGTTGAAAGCAAGTTAAATCACGGCTCAAGATTCTTTTTTGAGCTACCTAAAGCCTCAAAGTAA